In a genomic window of Desulfovibrio sp. JC022:
- the gmk gene encoding guanylate kinase, whose product MTDILIPERKGQVLVICAPSGTGKSTLVKKLREEFPQVGFSISCTTRDPREGEVDGKDYFFHSVDEFNEKLEAGEFAEWAEVHGNFYGTPKKPVEKMLFKGMDILFDIDFQGCMQLMESMPEGIFVFLMPPSYSELRKRLEGRNTDTDHVINRRMLNAMKEMASAPKFEYWIVNDDLEKAYGELRAIYLAGKNRPCSNPGLLESILSTWE is encoded by the coding sequence ATGACTGATATCCTTATCCCGGAAAGAAAAGGGCAGGTACTGGTTATCTGCGCTCCTTCCGGTACCGGGAAAAGTACTTTGGTAAAAAAGCTGCGTGAAGAATTTCCGCAGGTGGGTTTTTCCATTTCCTGCACCACCCGCGATCCGCGTGAAGGTGAGGTGGACGGCAAGGATTACTTTTTTCACAGCGTTGATGAGTTTAATGAAAAGCTGGAAGCCGGGGAATTCGCAGAATGGGCCGAGGTCCATGGCAATTTTTACGGCACCCCTAAAAAGCCGGTAGAAAAGATGCTCTTTAAAGGCATGGATATCCTTTTTGACATTGATTTTCAGGGCTGCATGCAGCTGATGGAATCAATGCCCGAAGGGATTTTCGTGTTTTTGATGCCTCCATCCTACAGTGAGTTGCGTAAGCGGCTTGAAGGTAGGAATACAGATACCGATCATGTCATTAACCGCCGCATGCTCAATGCCATGAAGGAAATGGCTTCCGCTCCGAAGTTTGAGTACTGGATCGTAAATGACGATCTGGAAAAAGCTTACGGAGAACTGCGGGCCATCTATCTTGCCGGGAAAAACCGTCCCTGTAGTAATCCGGGACTTCTTGAAAGTATTTTAAGTACATGGGAATAA
- a CDS encoding alpha-L-glutamate ligase-like protein translates to MGWFSKLKRFGVMGLNARNGAYVLPNNPRKLYPLVDDKITTKELTQSAGLNVPELYGVFQAQHELKRLPKLLQKHDSFVVKPARGAGGNGILVITGKLGPRFRKPDDSLVAEDAISFHISNILSGMHSLGGMPDKAMVEYCVQFAPIFKNIAYQGVPDIRIIVYKGIPVMAMLRLPTRESDGKANLHQGAMGCGIDMCSGTTTSAVWKNDNCTHHPDTLHPIAGVTIPNWPELLKQAALGYTVTGLGYLGVDIVLDKNLGPLILELNARPGLAIQVANKCGLQHRLDEIDKVHQDLHTENQRIQYAMDNFGS, encoded by the coding sequence ATGGGCTGGTTCAGCAAACTTAAAAGATTCGGGGTCATGGGTCTTAATGCGCGCAATGGGGCCTACGTGCTGCCCAATAACCCGCGTAAGCTCTATCCGCTGGTGGACGACAAAATCACCACCAAGGAATTAACCCAGTCCGCCGGGCTAAATGTGCCGGAACTTTACGGAGTATTTCAGGCCCAACATGAACTGAAACGCCTCCCCAAGCTGCTGCAAAAGCACGATTCTTTTGTGGTCAAACCGGCACGCGGAGCCGGAGGGAACGGCATTCTGGTCATCACCGGAAAACTCGGACCGCGCTTCCGCAAGCCGGACGATTCGCTGGTCGCTGAGGACGCCATATCATTTCACATTTCAAATATCCTCAGCGGTATGCACAGCCTCGGCGGCATGCCCGACAAGGCTATGGTTGAATATTGTGTGCAGTTCGCCCCGATTTTTAAAAATATAGCCTATCAGGGAGTCCCGGACATCAGGATCATCGTTTACAAGGGAATCCCGGTCATGGCTATGCTCCGGCTGCCCACACGGGAATCAGACGGTAAGGCCAACCTGCATCAGGGAGCCATGGGCTGCGGGATAGATATGTGTAGTGGTACGACCACCAGCGCAGTCTGGAAAAATGACAACTGCACCCATCATCCGGATACCCTGCACCCCATCGCAGGGGTAACCATCCCGAACTGGCCGGAGCTCCTCAAACAGGCAGCACTGGGCTACACAGTAACCGGATTGGGCTACCTCGGTGTAGACATTGTGCTGGATAAAAATCTGGGCCCGTTGATCCTTGAACTGAATGCCCGTCCGGGTCTGGCTATTCAGGTAGCCAACAAATGCGGACTGCAACACAGACTGGATGAAATAGATAAAGTCCATCAGGACCTGCACACAGAAAACCAACGGATTCAATATGCTATGGACAATTTCGGATCATAA
- the recJ gene encoding single-stranded-DNA-specific exonuclease RecJ — protein sequence MPKIWKLRSEEELPSSIPAIADELGITELLAEILWNRGFQSSAEMDLYLSPGLRNLCKPTEIPGLEQAAQVLADSLIAGKKMAVWGDYDVDGVTSTAVVKTFLADRGYECEHYLPNRLEEGYGLNVDGIKKLHEQGIDLLLTVDCGITNNAEIAAANELGMTVVVSDHHLEGDELPAAAAVCNPRLTEYNGQTFEDCPCATLAGVGVAFMLMAQLNRLLPGDPADVRAYLDYVALGTIADVVELQGPNRILVKNGLLLLKEAKRPGLAALKVVSGYDMFAAIGAGQVGFGLAPRINASGRMGDPGKALQLLMAEDMETARPIAKVLDELNSERRAEEERILQEALAQAEQHVKRDSRAGLVLYSKNWHPGIIGIVASRVVEKFYRPTVMLCEEDGVVKGSARSIKEFHIHEGLTSMSELFLNFGGHKLAAGMSFKADLLSEFRERFDQAVIDKIGTEPLKASLKVDRELPLENIDYVLLKELDLMQPFGMGNPEPVFTTPPVEVLERRPMGKAHVKLTITDTDKTRKMPAKAWRMAEELGSELIGATMRFAFSPKIDKFNGIPTIELTIRDYTRKRQ from the coding sequence TTGCCCAAAATCTGGAAGCTGAGAAGCGAGGAGGAACTTCCCTCCTCCATACCTGCTATTGCTGATGAACTCGGTATCACCGAGCTTCTTGCGGAAATTTTATGGAACCGTGGCTTTCAGAGTTCTGCTGAAATGGACCTTTACCTTTCTCCCGGTTTGCGCAACCTCTGCAAGCCTACTGAAATTCCCGGTCTTGAGCAGGCCGCACAGGTCCTTGCGGACAGTCTTATTGCAGGCAAGAAGATGGCTGTCTGGGGTGACTACGATGTGGACGGAGTGACCTCTACAGCCGTGGTTAAAACCTTTCTAGCTGACCGCGGCTATGAATGTGAACACTACCTGCCCAACCGTCTGGAGGAAGGCTACGGCCTTAATGTGGACGGGATTAAAAAGCTGCACGAACAGGGCATAGATCTGCTTTTAACAGTGGACTGCGGCATCACCAACAATGCGGAAATAGCAGCTGCCAATGAACTGGGCATGACCGTGGTTGTTTCAGACCATCATTTGGAAGGTGATGAGCTGCCTGCTGCGGCTGCTGTCTGCAACCCGCGCCTTACCGAGTACAACGGACAGACATTTGAGGACTGCCCCTGCGCTACTTTGGCCGGGGTGGGCGTGGCTTTTATGCTTATGGCCCAGCTCAACAGGCTGCTGCCCGGTGATCCTGCTGATGTACGGGCTTATCTGGATTACGTTGCCCTTGGAACCATTGCCGATGTGGTGGAACTTCAGGGACCGAACCGTATTCTGGTCAAGAACGGGCTGCTGTTGCTCAAAGAAGCAAAACGGCCCGGATTGGCTGCGCTTAAAGTAGTCAGCGGGTACGACATGTTCGCGGCTATCGGGGCTGGACAGGTCGGTTTCGGGCTGGCACCGCGCATCAATGCTTCGGGCAGGATGGGCGATCCGGGCAAGGCTCTCCAGCTATTGATGGCTGAAGATATGGAAACTGCAAGACCCATTGCCAAAGTTCTGGATGAGCTTAATTCTGAGCGTCGGGCCGAGGAAGAACGAATTTTACAGGAAGCCCTTGCGCAGGCCGAGCAGCATGTCAAAAGGGACAGCCGGGCCGGGCTGGTGCTTTATTCCAAGAACTGGCATCCGGGCATTATCGGTATTGTGGCATCACGGGTAGTAGAGAAATTTTACCGTCCCACGGTCATGCTTTGTGAAGAGGACGGAGTCGTCAAGGGATCGGCCCGGTCCATCAAGGAATTTCATATTCATGAAGGACTGACCTCCATGTCCGAATTGTTCCTTAATTTCGGGGGCCATAAGCTTGCGGCAGGGATGTCCTTCAAGGCTGATCTGCTGTCCGAGTTCCGGGAAAGATTTGATCAGGCCGTAATTGATAAGATCGGCACTGAGCCTCTTAAAGCCTCGCTTAAAGTTGACCGGGAATTGCCGCTGGAAAATATTGATTACGTACTGCTCAAAGAGCTTGATCTCATGCAGCCTTTCGGCATGGGTAACCCGGAACCTGTTTTTACCACCCCTCCGGTGGAAGTGCTGGAACGCAGACCCATGGGTAAAGCCCACGTCAAGCTTACCATTACCGACACTGACAAGACCCGCAAAATGCCCGCCAAGGCATGGCGCATGGCAGAAGAGCTTGGGTCCGAACTCATCGGGGCCACCATGCGTTTCGCCTTCTCTCCCAAGATCGACAAGTTCAACGGTATTCCTACCATTGAGCTTACTATTCGGGATTATACTCGGAAAAGGCAGTGA
- a CDS encoding inactive transglutaminase family protein: MNSIQLKILVALLLTVGLGMFSYKACVLGFPLTPEEQTEIWNVEAHVSFEAKGLPVKATLQTLNRLPKYTVTDEYFIGDDYGLLHALQSADGTPQQNRNPDNIVAIWSRRSAKGKQDLFYSARLRPEQSNQEESWVHPTEIPKLIDPQFTEAEQVAANSLITEVGSESADIETFVPQLMKRLMEPSKNPDGAYLLRDNANTLGAVNMAVRLLHFSGIPAQSVHGITLSTSKNAKIKHWLELYHNEKWHMFDVTKGTFGTPVNFVTWWRGNAPLATVSGGSNLSVSLSVVPATVSALGNVVDRLTVTAPTILEFSLFNLPVQAQATYRVILLIPIGVLLLVFLRNVIGITTFGTFMPVLIALSFRETQLIWGLCLFSIVIILGLAVRLYLEHLKLLLVPRLACVLIVVVLLMAGISIISFKLGFPRGVSVSLFPMVILSMTIERISVMWDELGAGKAIQQIIGSMAVAVLAYIAMSNLFIEHLIFVFPELFLVLLALTLMIGRYTGFRLLDLIRFRAFLKEG; encoded by the coding sequence ATGAACTCTATTCAGTTAAAAATACTTGTTGCCCTGCTTCTGACCGTAGGACTGGGCATGTTCAGCTACAAAGCCTGTGTACTCGGTTTTCCCCTCACTCCAGAGGAACAAACCGAAATCTGGAACGTGGAAGCCCATGTTTCTTTTGAAGCCAAAGGTCTTCCGGTTAAAGCAACCTTACAGACCTTGAACCGGCTACCGAAATACACGGTAACCGACGAATACTTTATCGGGGATGATTACGGACTGCTGCACGCCCTGCAATCCGCAGACGGAACCCCGCAACAGAACCGGAATCCTGACAATATTGTCGCGATCTGGTCCAGACGCTCTGCTAAGGGAAAACAGGATCTGTTCTACTCCGCCCGGTTAAGGCCGGAACAAAGTAATCAGGAAGAAAGCTGGGTCCATCCTACAGAAATACCTAAGCTCATCGATCCGCAGTTTACTGAAGCGGAACAGGTTGCCGCGAACTCCCTGATCACCGAGGTAGGGAGTGAATCCGCAGACATAGAAACCTTTGTGCCCCAACTAATGAAACGGCTCATGGAACCTTCTAAAAACCCGGACGGAGCCTACCTGCTTCGCGATAACGCAAACACACTGGGCGCGGTAAATATGGCTGTGCGCCTGCTGCACTTTTCCGGTATCCCGGCCCAGTCAGTACACGGCATAACCCTTTCCACCTCCAAAAATGCCAAAATCAAACATTGGCTGGAGCTTTACCACAACGAAAAATGGCACATGTTTGATGTGACTAAAGGGACTTTTGGAACACCGGTAAACTTTGTAACATGGTGGCGGGGCAATGCCCCGTTGGCTACGGTCAGCGGCGGAAGCAACCTCAGTGTGAGCCTTTCGGTTGTCCCGGCAACTGTCAGTGCCCTGGGAAATGTAGTGGACCGCCTGACAGTCACCGCTCCCACCATACTGGAATTTTCCCTGTTCAACCTGCCCGTACAGGCACAGGCCACCTACCGGGTCATCCTGCTCATCCCCATCGGCGTACTCCTGCTGGTCTTTTTACGAAACGTGATCGGGATCACCACCTTCGGAACATTCATGCCCGTGCTTATCGCCCTTTCATTCCGCGAAACACAGCTGATCTGGGGTCTCTGCCTATTTTCCATCGTTATCATCCTCGGACTGGCAGTACGTCTTTATCTGGAACACCTGAAACTGCTGCTGGTACCGCGTCTGGCCTGTGTACTCATTGTGGTAGTCCTGCTCATGGCCGGAATCAGCATCATCAGTTTTAAACTTGGATTTCCGCGCGGGGTCTCCGTCAGCCTGTTCCCCATGGTCATCCTGAGCATGACCATTGAACGCATATCGGTCATGTGGGATGAACTTGGTGCCGGAAAAGCGATCCAGCAGATTATCGGCTCCATGGCTGTTGCCGTACTGGCCTACATTGCCATGAGCAACCTGTTCATCGAACATCTCATCTTCGTATTCCCGGAACTGTTCCTCGTCCTGCTGGCACTGACCCTCATGATCGGACGCTATACCGGATTCAGGCTCTTGGACCTGATCCGCTTCCGCGCATTCCTCAAGGAAGGTTAA
- the pyrF gene encoding orotidine-5'-phosphate decarboxylase translates to MSELVVALDFKDAQSAIEMAEKVRGVAPWVKVGLELFCAEGPEIITRFKEMGFKVFVDLKFFDIPNTVKGAVRSATRAGADMLSLHALGGERMAIAAREGRAEGATGGEGPLLMAITILTSMDEDDIPFPVPDGLGSAVLDLALASSQAGLDGVVCSGLEVEAIKEKCGKDFLALTPGIRPASVSDDQRRVVTPSQAVDRGSNFLVVGRPITGADDPADAARRIVAEMDS, encoded by the coding sequence ATGTCTGAATTAGTAGTAGCTCTTGATTTTAAGGATGCGCAGAGCGCGATTGAAATGGCTGAAAAAGTACGCGGCGTGGCCCCGTGGGTGAAAGTCGGTCTGGAACTTTTTTGCGCTGAAGGCCCTGAAATTATCACCCGTTTTAAAGAAATGGGTTTTAAAGTTTTTGTGGACCTGAAATTTTTTGACATTCCCAATACTGTGAAAGGTGCGGTGCGTTCCGCTACCCGCGCCGGGGCTGACATGCTCAGTCTGCACGCTCTTGGCGGGGAACGTATGGCAATTGCCGCCCGTGAAGGACGCGCAGAAGGCGCGACAGGCGGAGAAGGACCGTTGCTTATGGCGATCACTATCCTGACCAGTATGGACGAGGATGATATTCCTTTCCCGGTTCCCGATGGACTCGGTTCCGCTGTGCTTGATCTTGCCCTTGCTTCATCGCAGGCCGGACTGGACGGCGTGGTTTGCTCCGGGCTGGAAGTGGAAGCTATTAAGGAAAAATGCGGCAAGGATTTTCTGGCACTGACTCCGGGCATTCGTCCCGCATCTGTTTCCGATGACCAGCGCAGGGTTGTTACCCCGTCGCAGGCTGTTGATCGCGGTTCCAATTTTCTCGTGGTCGGCAGACCTATCACCGGGGCTGATGATCCGGCGGATGCTGCGCGCAGGATTGTAGCGGAAATGGATTCCTAG
- a CDS encoding lipopolysaccharide assembly protein LapB — MAANRISGVFSSCTESTVGTGTTTRQTVQKTYWFAEERENGALEVQPLNSNNVPSGPKLTVERDTFLDNYHPEPEYYAEVVRPSMESLDGSIQRGEGHRSSGESYSAEYEFGHAIDVDEENVRANFGLGLTYLERGETGRAEDVFRRLVGIGAIYEPQHKHLFNDFGINLRRNGMIDQALEYYHKAEEISKHDENLCLNIARAYYEKGEFDNCIKYIKKSLKLNPELEEGIMFWSYLKGNGYISEEQDDLNIDLNAFQKKQNKSGPIADLEIDF; from the coding sequence ATGGCAGCCAATCGAATTAGCGGAGTTTTTTCGTCCTGCACCGAATCAACTGTAGGTACCGGGACCACCACCCGTCAGACCGTGCAGAAAACTTATTGGTTTGCTGAAGAGCGGGAAAACGGTGCTTTGGAAGTGCAGCCTCTGAACAGCAACAATGTCCCTTCCGGTCCGAAACTCACGGTGGAACGGGATACATTTCTCGATAACTACCATCCCGAACCTGAGTATTATGCTGAGGTTGTTCGACCCAGTATGGAATCTTTGGATGGTTCCATTCAACGCGGGGAAGGGCATCGCTCCAGCGGGGAAAGCTACAGCGCGGAATATGAATTCGGGCATGCCATTGATGTGGATGAAGAAAATGTGCGGGCCAATTTCGGCCTTGGCCTGACCTATCTTGAGCGCGGGGAAACCGGGCGCGCGGAGGATGTCTTCCGCAGGCTGGTGGGTATCGGGGCTATTTATGAGCCGCAGCACAAACATCTTTTTAATGATTTCGGTATCAATCTACGCCGTAATGGAATGATTGATCAGGCCCTTGAGTATTATCACAAGGCCGAGGAAATCAGTAAGCATGATGAAAACCTCTGCCTGAATATCGCCCGTGCATACTATGAGAAGGGCGAGTTTGATAATTGTATCAAGTACATCAAGAAATCTTTGAAATTGAATCCTGAACTGGAAGAAGGGATCATGTTCTGGTCCTACCTTAAGGGCAATGGCTATATCTCTGAAGAGCAAGATGACCTGAATATTGATTTGAATGCTTTTCAGAAGAAGCAGAATAAATCCGGCCCCATTGCCGATCTTGAAATTGATTTCTAG
- a CDS encoding DUF370 domain-containing protein, which produces MQKQTLLNIGFGNYVVSSRVITIVNPSSSPMRRLREDARQEGRLVDATQGRKTRSIIVTDSNHVILSAIQAETIGHRYTSEEVEND; this is translated from the coding sequence ATGCAGAAGCAGACACTACTAAATATCGGCTTCGGTAACTACGTGGTTTCAAGCCGCGTCATCACCATCGTCAACCCTTCCTCCTCGCCCATGCGCAGATTGCGTGAGGACGCAAGGCAGGAAGGGCGATTGGTGGATGCCACTCAGGGACGTAAAACCCGTTCCATTATTGTTACCGATTCCAATCATGTTATTCTTTCGGCAATTCAGGCGGAAACAATCGGTCACCGTTACACTTCCGAGGAGGTAGAAAATGACTGA